Proteins from one Cryptomeria japonica chromosome 4, Sugi_1.0, whole genome shotgun sequence genomic window:
- the LOC131027478 gene encoding toll/interleukin-1 receptor-like protein, which yields MATPNESRNAFEEVVPPSASASSSNPAKKGKRVPFDVFINHRGPDTKHTLAASIYDTLKSMGLEVFLDEPELELGDFIPFEIQEAMTTSFLHIAILSPKYAESPWCLAELSFMLKTGRPVIPVFYKVDPGDIRWTAKGKGVYTQAFSKHKENGRYSLEKLEDWKVALQNVTFLTGHIVKENE from the coding sequence ATGGCAACGCCCAATGAGAGTAGAAATGCCTTTGAGGAGGTTGTGCCGCCATCTGCATCTGCATCATCTTCAAATCCAGCGAAGAAAGGAAAAAGGGTGCCATTCGATGTGTTCATAAACCATCGTGGACCTGACACCAAGCACACGCTGGCCGCCTCCATCTACGATACCCTGAAATCCATGGGACTTGAAGTTTTCTTGGATGAACCAGAGCTTGAACTGGGCGATTTCATACCATTTGAGATACAAGAGGCCATGACTACTTCTTTCCTTCATATTGCCATACTTTCGCCCAAATATGCAGAATCTCCTTGGTGCTTGGCCGAATTGTCATTTATGCTCAAAACTGGCAGGCCAGTTATTCCTGTCTTCTACAAAGTTGATCCCGGTGATATCCGCTGGACTGCCAAAGGAAAAGGAGTCTACACTCAAGCATTTTCCAAACATAAGGAAAATGGCAGATACAGTTTAGAAAAACTAGAGGATTGGAAAGTGGCGCTGCAAAACGTTACATTTCTTACTGGCCATATTGTCAAGGAGAATGAGTAA